In Gossypium hirsutum isolate 1008001.06 chromosome D06, Gossypium_hirsutum_v2.1, whole genome shotgun sequence, one genomic interval encodes:
- the LOC107901755 gene encoding uncharacterized protein, producing the protein MANRSLVSLYKFLFRHPFQSSAKPTSPFLFKSLSPFQTQLAANSVPSPRPASFRFPVFQTSQVQHPIYHILRKYSSESPASKLDVNKEVDSINLKFAEAREEIEMAMESKETVYFNEEAECARAVVKEVLDMFEGLLGKLPEAEKAALQRSMGLKIEQLKAELQQLDD; encoded by the coding sequence ATGGCTAATCGTTCTCTAGTTTCCCTTTACAAGTTCCTTTTCAGGCACCCTTTTCAATCATCTGCAAAACCCACGTctccttttctctttaaatccctTTCTCCGTTTCAAACTCAACTCGCGGCCAACTCTGTCCCATCTCCGAGACCTGCCTCTTTTCGATTCCCAGTCTTCCAAACCTCACAAGTTCAGCACCCAATTTACCACATCCTGAGGAAGTACAGTTCTGAGTCACCAGCATCCAAGTTGGATGTGAACAAGGAGGTGGACTCGATCAACCTCAAGTTTGCAGAGGCAAGAGAAGAGATAGAGATGGCAATGGAGTCTAAAGAGACCGTTTATTTCAACGAAGAAGCAGAGTGTGCTCGTGCTGTTGTTAAAGAGGTTTTGGACATGTTTGAAGGGCTTTTAGGAAAGCTACCAGAGGCCGAAAAGGCTGCTTTGCAACGTTCAATGGGACTTAAGATTGAGCAGCTCAAGGCTGAGCTTCAACAGTTGGATGATTGA